In Anopheles arabiensis isolate DONGOLA chromosome 2, AaraD3, whole genome shotgun sequence, the genomic window TGAACCCAAAACGGTCGTCGTTAAACTGGACTAATGCAGTACATTCCACCGTACAATCCGTAAAAGACACATTATGCACTAGCTTTAGAGGATAAATTTTACGATCAGGTCATTTGAGCTGGAGCACATTAGCgcaaatataaataaacaactttGCTGGTGAATAGAACCAGTCCGGTGTTAACAGTGCGGTTGACCGTATCGAAACTAATTTCCTGTTTTAAGTTGAGATATAAGCTCAACATCAAGGCTGCCATTCGATACATTTGAGCAAAGTTATAATTTAGCGAGATGTTATCATTAAAAGGACGTCATTTGTATGCGTTAGGATTGATACTGTGCACATTGGAGCTGCAGTACATCACAGGTAAAGGTCATGTTCATCATTATCCAGAAGATTAGTAAAACTGTCACATTCAAAATTGATGTGTTCACATTCAGAATTGATGTGGACTACCGTCCACGATCTGTGTGACTGTATGGGCAAACACTTCCGGATGTAAAAAGATGCACTAGCTAAAGTCTCTTCAATTTTATACAGCAATTACACCGCAATCGCTGCACCAACTATCACCAATCATCGAACAgaagcaaccaccaccaccagcaccatcatctGTAATTCGGCAATCCATCGACACCAAAGCGAAACTGGTAGGCATTAATCGTGCCCTGCACGAACGGCTACAGCAGACCCGCGCCAATCTGCGCCCCTTACAAGCACGAGCCGCACAGTTACAGCACCGCTTCGACGAGTACCAGCGTACCGCCGGCGCACGGCGACCGCCGTCATCCGGGCTTGCTGCCAGGGGGGCTCGCACCGAGCGCAATCAACTGCTCCAGGAAGCCCATCGACTTCGGGCCGCTGTCGAACGAAAGTTGCAGGGCTTCGGTGCGCTGGACCAGCGCTACCGAAGCATGCGAACGTTGCTCGAGCCGAAAACGAAGAGCGCTGGACTGCCCCGGGCATGGCTCGATCGGGATACCGAGCGGCAGATGGAGTTGAACGAGCGCATCTACAAGAACATCATCGACCTGCTAGTGCACCTGATCGAGTGTCCGGTTAACATCATACACGACGTAATGGGGCACGACGTACCAGCAGATGgcccaacaaccaccaccgccgaACCACCGTTCCCGCCCGATAGTGCGCAAGAGGTTGAGGAGGGAACCGATACGGACGGCAACACGCTTTACGACGAGCCCGTCGAGCTGAACGCGGATATCGATGATACCGTGCCGTGGTTGGAGGAGTTTCATTACTAACCCCTCGACGGCACACGAACACGGCGCTGGTTCCGGGAACGCCAACGGTGCTGTTACTGGAATCAAGCCACCCGTCGAAACGgtggttgttggtggtggttcatCTTGgttccaacagcagcagaccACCATCAACACGGCGTTCGGAGCGTTCATTGATTATGTTTTTCCACGCAAGGCAAAATAATCATGCAAGAAGTATCGGGCGACTGTCAGAACATGCCTCAATGGAGCAGTGGATCGTGCAAATGTGTTTCAAACTGCAAAGGGGTCTTACGTAAAAGGTTATAAAATttgcaaagaagaaaattGTATTTGTTACCATTTCCGAGCATGTGTGCAAGGGTGCTGAAATAGCTGACACTCAGATTTATGGTTgtcgtgctgctgcttacAATCCCTTTCaaaagtttaaattttaaCCAGATTTTTGAGAATCAGTCCTCCTACAGTATGCTTTTCAATAAACTTGTATCTAAGCGTTCCATCATAATCGAGCAGAGAGGCATTCAAAAAGTTTATAAATCTATCTTCCATGGCTACAAATCCATAGCAAGCGTAAAACCTTTAACACTGTGTGAACCCTTTCCCAACAACATGCACGCAACAAAAGAAGCACCaaaattttgaagaaaatcCCAAAATTGAGAGAAACGCAAGCATAAATCACATTTACGACACCTCTAAATCTGTAATCTTGCGTTGTTCATCATTTCGTGCCTCTACCCTGCAtccgtttgtgtgtatgcctGTGCATGTGAGCATGTAAGCCTTTCTCTCTGCTTCAATCATTACGGTCTTCTGTTCTGACCCAAAACTTGTACGATTATCTTTCGCGAGCGCAGCGCAACCGTTGCCATCGACGTCGTGGGTGTGACATgaagcgatcgaaaaaaaCTCCCCACGCCTGCCACATTTCCATCCATACCGTTCGGGAGGGAAAACTTTTTGCCCTTCTTCACGTTTCGTCagaaaaaataaggaaaaaaaaaacccgccacCGAGCGCGATGAAACCAAACAGCGATTTAACATCCATAAGTTAATCATAAGCTTTTGCGATGGATGGATAagtgggaaaagaaaatagcAAAGGTTCTACAATCAGCCGCGTTGGTGCGCTACGAAAGGGAAGGATCGGGAAAACAATCCCTGGATTTATGGCAACAAGCGCGCTATTTCCATCCCGCGTCGTTTGCCAGGTTCGCTTTGCCGGATTGAGGGCTCACAAAAGGAAAGCGAAGGAAGAACGCTGGAAACGAGGGCAATGCATGCAGGTTCGTAGCAACGGTTCATCTATCGATCGCACATTTGCCATTGACGAAACTTTGCCATCAATCAGGCGCAGCTGGCAGGGAGCAACGGGGGTACAGGGGTTTGAAAATTGTCTTCCAATTGATGCTGCAAGTGCAGCTGCTCGACGCGTAGGTCAATCCCTGTCCGCCCTGCAGTTGTGATTGAGCAAATCGGGATGATTCCCGAGCTCTTAAGCTTATTGTGCAGCTTTGTCGGTTCAATCTCGAAACGATAATAATGATCAATCCTCGTACGAAACGGGGCGGATTACGGGGACGAG contains:
- the LOC120898357 gene encoding uncharacterized protein LOC120898357 — encoded protein: MLSLKGRHLYALGLILCTLELQYITAITPQSLHQLSPIIEQKQPPPPAPSSVIRQSIDTKAKLVGINRALHERLQQTRANLRPLQARAAQLQHRFDEYQRTAGARRPPSSGLAARGARTERNQLLQEAHRLRAAVERKLQGFGALDQRYRSMRTLLEPKTKSAGLPRAWLDRDTERQMELNERIYKNIIDLLVHLIECPVNIIHDVMGHDVPADGPTTTTAEPPFPPDSAQEVEEGTDTDGNTLYDEPVELNADIDDTVPWLEEFHY